Proteins found in one Cobetia sp. L2A1 genomic segment:
- a CDS encoding SDR family oxidoreductase, with translation MTTTEKVAYITGGAQGIGRGISDHLLANGWRVMVVDIDREAGEQYLAEQRKREEEGSSTRLCFQAIDVCDEATVAASIAQTVEVFGRLDAVINNAAIANPFQGKLEELTLERWHQVLNTSLTSSFLTAKHAARHLREHGGCIINMASSRAIQSEPDTEAYAASKGGIVALTHAMAMSLGPEIRVNAVSPGWIDVSGRQKTAPSETLSTQDHAQHPVGRVGHVEDIAALVAFLISDKAGFITGQNHIVDGGMTRKMIYAE, from the coding sequence ATGACGACGACCGAAAAAGTGGCCTATATCACCGGCGGCGCGCAAGGCATTGGACGTGGTATCAGTGACCACCTGCTCGCCAATGGCTGGCGGGTAATGGTGGTGGATATCGATCGTGAGGCTGGCGAGCAATACCTTGCCGAGCAGCGCAAGAGAGAGGAGGAAGGCAGCAGCACACGACTGTGCTTTCAAGCTATCGATGTATGCGATGAAGCCACCGTCGCGGCCAGCATCGCGCAGACGGTTGAGGTATTTGGACGACTGGACGCCGTGATCAATAATGCCGCGATTGCCAACCCCTTTCAGGGCAAGCTGGAGGAGCTGACACTGGAGCGCTGGCATCAGGTGCTGAATACCAGTCTGACCAGCAGCTTTCTGACCGCCAAGCATGCCGCACGCCACCTGCGCGAACACGGTGGCTGCATCATCAACATGGCCTCCAGCCGCGCCATCCAATCAGAACCGGACACAGAGGCTTACGCCGCCAGCAAGGGCGGTATCGTCGCCCTCACCCACGCCATGGCCATGAGCCTGGGGCCCGAGATTCGCGTCAATGCCGTCAGCCCTGGCTGGATTGACGTCTCCGGCCGGCAGAAGACGGCACCGTCAGAGACGCTGAGCACGCAAGACCATGCCCAGCATCCGGTGGGCCGCGTCGGTCACGTCGAGGACATCGCCGCGCTGGTCGCCTTCCTGATCTCGGACAAGGCCGGCTTCATCACCGGCCAGAATCACATCGTCGATGGCGGCATGACACGTAAGATGATCTACGCCGAATGA
- the trxC gene encoding thioredoxin TrxC gives MSESFVLACPQCLALNRVATERLNDNPTCGRCSGAMLPAEPLELTSANYEALVVRSEMPIVIDFWATWCGPCKTMGPIFNGVAAEMGTRMRFAKIDTEAQQALAGRFGIRSIPTLMVMKKGKELERQAGVMQAGQLKQWLAPHAVKA, from the coding sequence ATGTCCGAATCCTTTGTGCTGGCTTGCCCGCAGTGTCTTGCTCTCAATCGCGTGGCCACCGAGCGTCTGAATGACAACCCCACCTGCGGAAGATGCAGCGGTGCCATGTTGCCCGCTGAGCCGCTGGAGCTGACCAGCGCCAACTATGAAGCACTGGTCGTGCGCAGCGAGATGCCGATCGTGATCGACTTCTGGGCCACCTGGTGTGGGCCGTGCAAGACGATGGGGCCGATCTTCAATGGCGTCGCCGCTGAGATGGGCACCAGGATGCGCTTCGCCAAGATCGATACCGAAGCTCAACAGGCATTGGCAGGTCGTTTCGGCATCCGCAGCATCCCGACCCTGATGGTGATGAAGAAGGGCAAGGAGCTGGAGCGTCAGGCTGGCGTGATGCAGGCAGGGCAGCTCAAGCAGTGGTTGGCGCCGCACGCAGTAAAAGCATGA
- a CDS encoding cobaltochelatase CobT-related protein, with protein sequence MTPKAHSDYRHADVTLTGWVRLCGIIADNVSAGEGARHLLVVISDGSPCNSATNMANDEHYLDSHLNQVVAQQTRSGRQAILGLGVGLDLSTY encoded by the coding sequence ATGACCCCAAAAGCCCACTCCGACTACCGTCATGCTGATGTGACACTGACTGGGTGGGTTAGGTTATGCGGCATCATCGCCGACAACGTCTCTGCCGGCGAAGGCGCACGCCATCTGCTGGTCGTCATCTCCGATGGCAGCCCCTGTAACAGCGCTACCAACATGGCCAATGACGAGCACTACCTCGACAGCCATCTCAATCAAGTTGTCGCGCAGCAAACCCGCTCCGGCCGCCAGGCTATCCTCGGCCTCGGCGTCGGGCTGGACCTCAGCACCTACTAA
- a CDS encoding class I SAM-dependent methyltransferase, which yields MRYYIEGNEVRAENTAKPYTQKSSAVNDYLKIIVDDPSVLDFGCGKLRYSDTLVKISSRVTFVDSEVQLNRTQAVRGELTSVKKYVEDNYDGCCSIAYENLAKHDEKYKLIICTNVLSAIPCKNTLDDIVVHMHRLLMQNGRVIIVNQYRSSYFKKYESGVKWLYGYLHRGLRGVTYYGVVDKIQVEALLGKYNFVKIRSWYVGESLFTEARVALV from the coding sequence ATGAGATATTACATCGAAGGTAATGAGGTACGTGCAGAGAACACAGCAAAGCCTTATACCCAAAAATCTTCAGCTGTAAATGATTATTTGAAGATAATTGTAGACGATCCTTCAGTATTAGATTTTGGGTGCGGGAAGCTTAGATATTCTGACACTTTAGTGAAAATATCTTCTAGAGTGACTTTCGTAGATTCTGAGGTTCAACTAAATCGTACCCAAGCAGTCAGAGGGGAACTAACCTCTGTTAAAAAATATGTAGAAGATAATTATGATGGATGTTGTTCGATAGCCTATGAGAACTTAGCAAAGCACGACGAAAAATATAAACTGATCATATGTACAAACGTGCTTTCTGCTATTCCTTGCAAGAATACCTTGGATGATATAGTGGTTCATATGCATAGATTGTTGATGCAGAATGGGCGCGTGATTATTGTTAACCAATATAGAAGTTCTTATTTTAAAAAATATGAATCAGGAGTTAAATGGTTATATGGTTATCTTCATAGAGGGTTGAGAGGTGTGACATATTATGGGGTTGTAGATAAAATTCAGGTCGAAGCACTTCTCGGTAAATACAATTTTGTTAAAATAAGATCATGGTATGTCGGTGAAAGCTTATTTACAGAAGCAAGGGTGGCGCTTGTTTGA